The Musa acuminata AAA Group cultivar baxijiao chromosome BXJ2-2, Cavendish_Baxijiao_AAA, whole genome shotgun sequence genome has a segment encoding these proteins:
- the LOC103976749 gene encoding protein indeterminate-domain 16: MLRSSPQQAVSALPVNSVSCSTASNPPRTPISSADDDKAGKRKRRPAGTPDPDAEVVSLSPRTLLESDRYVCEICHQGFQRDQNLQMHRRRHKVPWKLLRRDAAEARKRVFVCPEPSCLHHDPRHALGDLVGIKKHFRRKHSDRRQWACSRCSKAYAVQSDYKAHLKTCGTRGHSCDCGRVFSRVESFIEHQDSCSATRTFGEPATPRPSSLSWTTSSTSPSTEPTLSGRTTSTAAAAAAAASSLPLALHVLPTSTSSPDSDEAQATVLQLSIGPPVGGFPSSNAGGDPREQLRQAAREKALASDARQQALKQVEMAEKELANAKTIRRQAQAELENAYLLRDHTAKQINLMLLQITCHSCRKQLQSKPGTVWEAGPKAAASYAPSAMAESKEDDSNDGSHFRVSPNTQLSP, encoded by the exons ATGTTAAGGAGCTCCCCTCAGCAAGCAGTCTCTGCTCTTCCTGTCAACAGCGTCTCCTGCTCTACCGCCTCCAACCCTCCACGGACTCCCATCTCCTCGGCGGATGATGACAAGGCCGGCAAGAGGAAGAGAAGGCCTGCGGGCACACCAG ATCCTGATGCGGAGGTGGTGTCGCTGTCGCCGAGGACGCTGCTGGAGTCGGACCGGTACGTGTGCGAGATCTGCCACCAGGGGTTTCAGAGGGACCAGAATCTGCAGATGCACCGGCGGCGGCACAAGGTGCCATGGAAGCTTCTGAGGCGGGATGCGGCGGAGGCACGGAAGCGGGTGTTCGTGTGCCCCGAGCCCAGCTGCCTGCACCACGACCCCCGCCACGctctcggcgacctcgtcggcatCAAGAAGCACTTCCGCCGGAAGCACAGCGACCGCCGGCAGTGGGCCTGCTCCCGGTGCTCCAAGGCCTACGCCGTCCAGTCCGACTACAAGGCGCACCTCAAGACCTGCGGCACCCGCGGCCACTCCTGCGACTGTGGCCGCGTCTTCTCTCG AGTCGAAAGCTTCATAGAGCACCAAGATTCTTGCAGCGCCACTCGGACCTTCGGCGAGCCTGCGACCCCACGGCCCTCCAGCCTTTCCTGGACGACGTCGAGCACAAGTCCGTCGACGGAGCCAACACTTTCCGGCCGAACAACCtcaaccgccgccgccgccgctgccgcagcATCATCCCTACCACTGGCGCTGCATGTACTCCCAACATCCACCTCCTCCCCCGACTCCGACGAGGCCCAGGCGACGGTGCTGCAGCTATCTATCGGGCCGCCCGTCGGTGGCTTCCCCTCGTCGAACGCAGGTGGTGATCCCCGGGAGCAGCTGCGCCAGGCGGCGAGGGAGAAGGCCTTGGCGAGTGATGCAAGGCAGCAAGCTTTGAAGCAGGTCGAGATGGCAGAGAAGGAACTGGCCAACGCCAAGACGATCCGGCGGCAGGCGCAAGCCGAGCTCGAGAACGCCTACCTCCTGAGGGACCATACAGCGAAGCAGATCAACCTGATGCTTCTCCAGATAACTTGTCACTCCTGCAGGAAGCAGTTGCAGTCGAAGCCCGGCACGGTATGGGAAGCGGGACCAAAGGCGGCAGCCAGCTATGCGCCATCGGCCATGGCGGAGAGCAAGGAAGACGACAGCAATGATGGGAGTCACTTCCGCGTATCTCCTAA